A genome region from Musa acuminata AAA Group cultivar baxijiao chromosome BXJ3-5, Cavendish_Baxijiao_AAA, whole genome shotgun sequence includes the following:
- the LOC103983693 gene encoding BTB/POZ domain-containing protein At1g30440 isoform X1, whose amino-acid sequence MTVICIAIFHKCNHGLNLKLIFCFCVKNLLLTEVIILLTKFDKTLTDILTNYLICCGFITVFPFRFCTTGLPSDVTVEVGEMTFHLHKFPLLSKCGLLEKLIRQKSEEGEDGCVIQLPDIPGGPKAFELAAKFCYGMKMELTASNVVYLRCAAEHIEMTEEIAEGNLITQTEVFLNQVVLRSWKDSIKALQTCDYVLPYAEDLQIVKRCIDSLAIKACKDPSLVGWPIVEHGPMQSPGGSILWNGISTGARPRYSSSDWWYEDVSCLSLPMYRRLISAMETRGIGQEIISGSLTFYARRHLPGLDRRQSISEANIRLEPRALMALPSEEEQRHLLEEIDKLLPSQKGLMSTKILFGLLRTAMILRASPSCMFNLERRIGMQLDQASLEDLLIPNFSDSTETLYNVDCIHRIVEHFVARNQMIGGASPDVADDDQFLGSPSLIPVIAVAKLVDGYLAEVASDANLKPSKFQALAAGIPDDVRPLDDGLYRAIDIYLKAHSWLAESQREELCRLMNCQKLSLEACTHAAQNERLPLRVVVQVLFFEQLQLKTSIAGCFLVSDNLDGSRPLRSGLPISGEDTGWASAIRENQVLKVSMDSMRMRVSELEKECSSMREELEKLTKGRSGWSTGGRKFRSNIIKGQICSAQEDAISKERDTVQTFEKEQLKLTKYKKHM is encoded by the exons ATGACGGTTATCTGTATTGCCATATTCCACAAATGCAACCATGGTTTAAATCTAAAACTAATTTTCTGTTTCTGTGTAAAGAATTTACTGCTTACTGAAGTCATTATTTTGTTAACGAAGTTCGATAAAACATTAACAGATATTTTAACTAATTATCTAATCTGCTGCGGTTTTATTACTGTTTTCCCTTTTAGGTTCTGCACAACTGGCCTACCAAGTGATGTGACTGTTGAAGTTGGTGAGATGACCTTTCATCTTCACAAG TTCCCTCTGTTGTCGAAGTGTGGTCTTTTGGAAAAGTTGATTCGTCAAAAATCTGAAGAGGGAGAAGATGGTTGTGTCATACAATTACCTGATATTCCTGGTGGTCCAAAGGCTTTCGAACTTGCTGCCAAGTTCTGTTATGGTATGAAAATGGAACTGACTGCCTCAAATGTTGTTTATCTGCGGTGTGCCGCAGAGCATATTGAAATGACAGAAGAAATTGCTGAGGGAAACTTGATCACCCAAACTGAGGTCTTTCTTAATCAAGTTGTTCTTCGTAGCTGGAAAGACTCAATTAAGGCACTGCAGACTTGTGATTATGTCCTTCCATATGCAGAAGATCTTCAAATTGTCAAGAGGTGCATTGATTCTTTGGCTATAAAGGCATGCAAGGATCCAAGCTTAGTTGGCTGGCCCATCGTTGAGCATGGTCCTATGCAAAGTCCTGGTGGGAGTATTCTGTGGAATGGTATAAGCACAGGAGCAAGACCTAGATATAGTAGCTCCGATTGGTGGTATGAGGATGTTTCTTGTTTGAGTTTGCCCATGTACAGGAGGTTGATATCTGCCATGGAAACCCGAGGCATCGGGCAAGAGATTATATCAGGGTCTCTTACCTTTTATGCCAGGAGGCATTTGCCAGGGCTTGACAGGCGCCAGAGCATCTCAGAAGCTAACATTCGTCTGGAACCCAGAGCTTTAATGGCTCTTCCATCTGAAGAAGAACAGAGGCATCTTCTTGAAGAGATTGATAAGCTATTGCCTTCACAGAAGGGTCTGATGTCAACTAAAATTTTGTTTGGACTTCTTCGCACCGCTATGATCCTGCGAGCCAGCCCCTCTTGCATGTTTAACTTGGAGAGAAGGATAGGAATGCAACTGGACCAGGCCTCCTTGGAGGATTTGTTGATTCCAAACTTTTCGGACTCCACCGAAACACTCTATAATGTGGACTGCATCCATAGAATTGTTGAACATTTCGTAGCTAGGAATCAGATGATTGGCGGGGCCTCCCCTGATGTAGCCGATGATGATCAGTTTTTGGGATCACCTTCATTGATACCTGTAATCGCAGTTGCAAAGTTGGTTGATGGTTATCTGGCAGAGGTTGCATCGGATGCCAATCTAAAGCCATCAAAGTTTCAAGCATTGGCTGCTGGTATACCAGATGATGTTCGGCCATTGGATGATGGTCTCTATCGTGCCATTGACATATACCTGAAG GCACACTCGTGGCTCGCAGAGTCCCAGAGGGAAGAGCTATGCCGATTGATGAACTGTCAGAAGTTGTCCCTAGAAGCTTGCACCCATGCAGCTCAGAACGAGAGGCTTCCGCTTAGAGTGGTGGTCCAGGTGCTCTTCTTTGAGCAGCTTCAGCTTAAGACATCTATTGCTGGATGCTTCCTCGTGTCTGACAACCTCGATGGATCGAGACCTCTGAGGAGTGGGCTTCCGATCTCCGGCGAGGACACTGGGTGGGCATCGGCCATCAGGGAGAACCAGGTCTTGAAGGTGAGCATGGACAGCATGAGGATGAGGGTGTCTGAACTAGAAAAGGAGTGCTCAAGTATGAGGGAAGAACTCGAGAAGCTCACGAAGGGGAGGAGTGGGTGGAGCACCGGCGGGAGAAAGTTCCGGTCTAACATTATCAAGGGCCAGATTTGCAGTGCCCAAGAGGATGCCATTAGCAAAGAGAGAGACACCGTACAAACGTTTGAGAAAGAGCAACTAAAGCTTACAAAATACAAGAAACATATGTGA
- the LOC103983691 gene encoding auxin response factor 17: MRLTSPTLTTQPQEEEPRCLNSELWHACAGPLVSLPAVGSRVVYFPQGHSEQVAASTNKEVDSQIPNYPSLPPQLICQLHNVTMHADVETDEVYAQMTLQPLSAQEQKDPYLPADLGTPSKQPTNYFCKTLTASDTSTHGGFSVPRRAAEKVFPPLDFSQQPPAQELVARDLHGNEWKFRHIFRGQPKRHLLTTGWSVFVSAKRLVAGDSVLFIWNENNQLLLGIRRANRPQTVMPSSVLSSDSMHIGLLAAAAHAAATNSRFTIFYNPRASPSEFVIPLTKYVKAVYHTRVSVGMRFRMLFETEESSVRRYMGTITGISDLDPVRWPNSHWRSVKVGWDESTAGEKQPRVSLWEIEPLTTFPMYPSSFPLRFKRPWPTGLPFFHGGRDDEFSLNSPLMWLRDGGNPALQSLNFQGVGVTPWMQPRLGTSMLALQPDMHQTVAAVALQEMQTMDLTKQVTPAMLQFQQPQNTTSRSAPILQSQILQHAQPQSHQPLLHTIQGNQMQSQAQSQFLQHHLQQGHSFAEQQQQQQHNLQLQIPEHQQFQQQRVLPAYQQVPYGAANLSQLSSSSQSQSTTLNMISPSSQLKDFPDSNGNSVSASSVSPLDNILHQISPEETSQLLSLPRYAQPVTSNPWSSKRIAVESMLPSGAQSVLSQVEQIGSGQPNIPLQSVVLPPFPGRECSVNQDGNMDIQNQHMFGVNIDSSISVQNGIRSLGTGVNGTNSTNIAYAACNLLRSAGNDFPINQAVNRSNGLDESGLLQSTENVDQVNSQSGTFVKVYKSGSFGRSLDITRFSSYHELRSELGHLFGLEGQLEDPLRSGWQLVFVDREDDVLLVGDDPWQEFVNSVSCIKILSPEEVQQMGKQGVDFVNSAPIKRLQSNGCDDYVSQQHSRNLSARITSVGSFKY; this comes from the exons AGGAACCACGGTGTCTTAACTCAGAGTTATGGCATGCATGTGCTGGACCTCTGGTGTCATTACCTGCTGTTGGAAGTCGGGTAGTATATTTTCCGCAGGGTCATAGTGAACAG GTGGCTGCATCAACCAACAAGGAAGTTGATTCTCAAATACCAAACTACCCAAGCTTGCCTCCTCAGCTGATCTGTCAGCTGCATAATGTTACTATGCAT GCTGATGTGGAGACCGACGAAGTTTATGCTCAGATGACCTTGCAACCATTGAGTGCT CAAGAGCAAAAAGATCCCTATCTCCCTGCTGATTTGGGTACCCCCAGCAAACAACCAACGAATTACTTCTGTAAGACATTGACCGCAAGTGACACCAGTACACACGGTGGATTTTCAGTTCCCCGTCGAGCAGCAGAAAAAGTTTTCCCTCCATTG GATTTTTCACAGCAGCCTCCTGCACAGGAGTTGGTTGCAAGAGACCTTCATGGCAATGAGTGGAAGTTCCGCCACATTTTTCGTG GTCAGCCAAAGAGGCATCTGCTTACTACAGGATGGAGTGTTTTTGTGAGTGCAAAGAGACTCGTTGCAGGGGATTCTGTTCTTTTTATCTG GAATGAGAACAATCAGTTGCTATTGGGTATTCGGCGTGCCAATCGACCTCAAACAGTTATGCCTTCTTCTGTATTGTCTAGTGATAGCATGCACATAGGCCTTCTTGCTGCAGCTGCTCATGCTGCTGCTACAAACAGCCGATTCACCATATTCTATAACCCAAG GGCAAGCCCTTCTGAATTTGTAATCCCACTAACGAAGTATGTTAAAGCAGTCTATCACACCCGTGTTTCTGTGGGTATGCGTTTCCGGATGCTGTTTGAAACCGAAGAATCAAGCGTTAGACG ATACATGGGTACGATTACTGGGATCAGTGATCTTGACCCTGTCCGATGGCCAAATTCACATTGGCGTTCTGTAAAG GTTGGCTGGGATGAGTCAACGGCAGGAGAGAAGCAGCCTAGGGTATCACTTTGGGAAATTGAACCTCTAACGACTTTTCCCATGTATCCGTCTTCCTTTCCTCTCCGGTTTAAGCGCCCATGGCCCACCGGATTGCCCTTCTTCCATG GTGGAAGAGATGATGAGTTCAGTCTAAATTCACCACTGATGTGGCTTAGAGATGGTGGAAATCCAGCACTTCAGTCATTGAATTTCCAGGGTGTTGGTGTGACACCTTGGATGCAGCCAAGACTTGGTACTTCTATGCTTGCTCTACAACCTGACATGCATCAGACAGTGGCTGCAGTAGCCCTTCAGGAAATGCAGACCATGGATCTTACTAAACAGGTAACCCCTGCAATGCTTCAATTTCAGCAACCTCAGAACACAACCAGCAGATCCGCACCCATACTGCAGAGTCAGATCTTACAGCATGCACAGCCTCAATCTCACCAGCCCCTCCTTCACACTATTCAAGGAAATCAGATGCAAAGCCAGGCTCAGTCTCAGTTTCTTCAGCATCATTTGCAACAGGGGCATTCGTTTGCTgaacaacaacagcagcagcagcataatCTGCAGCTACAGATACCAGAGCATCAACAATTTCAGCAGCAAAGAGTTTTGCCTGCTTATCAGCAAGTTCCTTATGGTGCAGCCAATCTGTCTCAGCTTAGCTCTAGTTCTCAATCCCAATCAACCACTTTGAACATGATATCTCCATCCTCACAGTTGAAGGACTTTCCAGATTCTAATGGTAACTCTGTTTCGGCATCTAGTGTCTCCCCCCTTGATaacattttacatcaaatttctcCAGAAGAAACATCACAACTTCTTAGTTTGCCAAGATATGCCCAACCAGTTACTTCGAATCCCTGGTCGTCGAAGCGAATTGCAGTTGAATCAATGCTTCCTTCGGGAGCTCAAAGTGTACTCTCACAGGTGGAACAAATAGGTTCTGGACAGCCTAATATCCCCTTACAATCTGTAGTGCTACCACCATTTCCGGGAAGAGAGTGCTCAGTGAATCAAGATGGCAATATGGATATCCAAAACCAGCACATGTTTGGTGTCAATATTGACTCATCGATTTCAGTACAGAATGGCATCCGAAGTCTTGGTACTGGTGTCAATGGAACTAATTCAACAAACATAGCGTATGCTGCATGCAATTTATTGAGGTCTGCTGGAAATGATTTTCCTATCAATCAAGCAGTAAATAGGTCGAATGGTCTGGATGAATCAGGACTTTTGCAGTCTACTGAGAATGTTGATCAAGTGAACTCACAGAGTGGAACATTTGTTAAG GTTTATAAATCAGGTTCATTTGGGAGGTCACTGGACATCACGAGGTTTAGCAGCTACCACGAGTTGCGAAGTGAGCTTGGGCACCTGTTTGGCCTGGAAGGCCAATTGGAGGACCCTTTGAGATCAGGCTGGCAGCTTGTATTCGTCGACCGGGAGGATGATGTTCTTCTTGTTGGCGATGATCCATGGCA GGAGTTTGTCAACAGTGTATCGTGCATAAAGATACTTTCGCCCGAAGAAGTGCAACAGATGGGCAAACAAGGTGTAGATTTTGTGAATTCAGCCCCCATCAAAAGGCTTCAAAGTAATGGGTGTGATGACTATGTAAGTCAGCAGCATTCAAGAAATCTCAGCGCCAGGATCACATCGGTTGGGTCGTTCAAATACTGA
- the LOC103983693 gene encoding BTB/POZ domain-containing protein At1g30440 isoform X2: protein MACVKLGSKTDGFQRQGQAWFCTTGLPSDVTVEVGEMTFHLHKFPLLSKCGLLEKLIRQKSEEGEDGCVIQLPDIPGGPKAFELAAKFCYGMKMELTASNVVYLRCAAEHIEMTEEIAEGNLITQTEVFLNQVVLRSWKDSIKALQTCDYVLPYAEDLQIVKRCIDSLAIKACKDPSLVGWPIVEHGPMQSPGGSILWNGISTGARPRYSSSDWWYEDVSCLSLPMYRRLISAMETRGIGQEIISGSLTFYARRHLPGLDRRQSISEANIRLEPRALMALPSEEEQRHLLEEIDKLLPSQKGLMSTKILFGLLRTAMILRASPSCMFNLERRIGMQLDQASLEDLLIPNFSDSTETLYNVDCIHRIVEHFVARNQMIGGASPDVADDDQFLGSPSLIPVIAVAKLVDGYLAEVASDANLKPSKFQALAAGIPDDVRPLDDGLYRAIDIYLKAHSWLAESQREELCRLMNCQKLSLEACTHAAQNERLPLRVVVQVLFFEQLQLKTSIAGCFLVSDNLDGSRPLRSGLPISGEDTGWASAIRENQVLKVSMDSMRMRVSELEKECSSMREELEKLTKGRSGWSTGGRKFRSNIIKGQICSAQEDAISKERDTVQTFEKEQLKLTKYKKHM, encoded by the exons ATGGCCTGTGTGAAGCTTGGTTCGAAGACTGATGGGTTTCAACGGCAAGGGCAGGCCTG GTTCTGCACAACTGGCCTACCAAGTGATGTGACTGTTGAAGTTGGTGAGATGACCTTTCATCTTCACAAG TTCCCTCTGTTGTCGAAGTGTGGTCTTTTGGAAAAGTTGATTCGTCAAAAATCTGAAGAGGGAGAAGATGGTTGTGTCATACAATTACCTGATATTCCTGGTGGTCCAAAGGCTTTCGAACTTGCTGCCAAGTTCTGTTATGGTATGAAAATGGAACTGACTGCCTCAAATGTTGTTTATCTGCGGTGTGCCGCAGAGCATATTGAAATGACAGAAGAAATTGCTGAGGGAAACTTGATCACCCAAACTGAGGTCTTTCTTAATCAAGTTGTTCTTCGTAGCTGGAAAGACTCAATTAAGGCACTGCAGACTTGTGATTATGTCCTTCCATATGCAGAAGATCTTCAAATTGTCAAGAGGTGCATTGATTCTTTGGCTATAAAGGCATGCAAGGATCCAAGCTTAGTTGGCTGGCCCATCGTTGAGCATGGTCCTATGCAAAGTCCTGGTGGGAGTATTCTGTGGAATGGTATAAGCACAGGAGCAAGACCTAGATATAGTAGCTCCGATTGGTGGTATGAGGATGTTTCTTGTTTGAGTTTGCCCATGTACAGGAGGTTGATATCTGCCATGGAAACCCGAGGCATCGGGCAAGAGATTATATCAGGGTCTCTTACCTTTTATGCCAGGAGGCATTTGCCAGGGCTTGACAGGCGCCAGAGCATCTCAGAAGCTAACATTCGTCTGGAACCCAGAGCTTTAATGGCTCTTCCATCTGAAGAAGAACAGAGGCATCTTCTTGAAGAGATTGATAAGCTATTGCCTTCACAGAAGGGTCTGATGTCAACTAAAATTTTGTTTGGACTTCTTCGCACCGCTATGATCCTGCGAGCCAGCCCCTCTTGCATGTTTAACTTGGAGAGAAGGATAGGAATGCAACTGGACCAGGCCTCCTTGGAGGATTTGTTGATTCCAAACTTTTCGGACTCCACCGAAACACTCTATAATGTGGACTGCATCCATAGAATTGTTGAACATTTCGTAGCTAGGAATCAGATGATTGGCGGGGCCTCCCCTGATGTAGCCGATGATGATCAGTTTTTGGGATCACCTTCATTGATACCTGTAATCGCAGTTGCAAAGTTGGTTGATGGTTATCTGGCAGAGGTTGCATCGGATGCCAATCTAAAGCCATCAAAGTTTCAAGCATTGGCTGCTGGTATACCAGATGATGTTCGGCCATTGGATGATGGTCTCTATCGTGCCATTGACATATACCTGAAG GCACACTCGTGGCTCGCAGAGTCCCAGAGGGAAGAGCTATGCCGATTGATGAACTGTCAGAAGTTGTCCCTAGAAGCTTGCACCCATGCAGCTCAGAACGAGAGGCTTCCGCTTAGAGTGGTGGTCCAGGTGCTCTTCTTTGAGCAGCTTCAGCTTAAGACATCTATTGCTGGATGCTTCCTCGTGTCTGACAACCTCGATGGATCGAGACCTCTGAGGAGTGGGCTTCCGATCTCCGGCGAGGACACTGGGTGGGCATCGGCCATCAGGGAGAACCAGGTCTTGAAGGTGAGCATGGACAGCATGAGGATGAGGGTGTCTGAACTAGAAAAGGAGTGCTCAAGTATGAGGGAAGAACTCGAGAAGCTCACGAAGGGGAGGAGTGGGTGGAGCACCGGCGGGAGAAAGTTCCGGTCTAACATTATCAAGGGCCAGATTTGCAGTGCCCAAGAGGATGCCATTAGCAAAGAGAGAGACACCGTACAAACGTTTGAGAAAGAGCAACTAAAGCTTACAAAATACAAGAAACATATGTGA
- the LOC103983692 gene encoding protein ALTERED PHOSPHATE STARVATION RESPONSE 1: protein MGCTYSRVDVDEVVWQCKERRRLMKQLLSCRAELAAAHMAYLQSLRNTGATLRQFTEVETMIPGGTPPIGLALPPSPPPPPTLPPSPPPPPEFSPRAAKEVTREKLSDEDSSDMDDDESCPMPPPPLPSSVWDCWDPSGPPASSGSSSPVPDGGDVTHAAAEEEDWAETKTEFAEGEEEEEVVVEDEDDKAVQRKEAFAVALNRAREKCPAKELADDSLSAASWFTKDTDIGMVVWRSKKTLEGIIKELDDYFLKAAAGGKDLAVLLESNRTYCHPWDLQAREGRSSTSAKVVNVLSWNWSFKSTHSNRDAQDENSASRPSNHCTTLEKLFAEEQKLYKLVKDEESANSQHKKIILLLHKLEAGDYDWTKTEKARSDIEDLQCQMVSLKEAISGTCLSILKLRDEELFPQLIEFSVGLEKMWRTMYECHQVQNHVSQQANLLDSHLGNDPTTDSHRHAISQLEAEVTSWYSSFCDLFRCQREYVRILNQWVRLTDRLPENNAFMGSTSSIRGFCEELQGVLDGLPDKVAAEAIKNFLLVIRSIVLQHTEEHSLQKKSDRLQRRLEKELNSLRSIENLVEVPHVNHPPSSTKHAKLEAFKKRVEEERIKYLNSVHTSRAMIVNNLQTSLPNVFQALMGFSSVCVQAFESITGSVEDVTSFSDGVSPVHQ from the exons ATGGGGTGCACCTACTCGAGGGTGGATGTGGACGAGGTGGTGTGGCAGTGCAAGGAGCGCCGGCGGCTCATGAAGCAGCTGCTGAGCTGCAGGGCCGAGCTCGCCGCCGCCCACATGGCGTACCTGCAGTCGTTGCGGAACACGGGCGCCACCCTTAGacagttcactgaagtggagacgATGATCCCGGGCGGTACTCCGCCTATTGGACTCGCATTGCCACCCTCCCCGCCCCCGCCGCCGACTCTTCCGCCTTCGCCTCCGCCCCCTCCCGAATTTAGTCCCCGTGCCGCGAAGGAGGTAACGAGGGAGAAGTTGTCCGATGAGGATTCAAGCGATATGGATGATGACGAGAGCTGCCCGATGCCTCCACCTCCCCTCCCCAGCTCGGTCTGGGACTGTTGGGATCCTTCTGGCCCTCCAGCTTCGTCGGGTTCCTCATCTCCGGTACCCGATGGAGGAGATGTTACACATGCTGCGGCGGAAGAAGAGGATTGGGCGGAGACTAAAACGGAGTTTGCGGagggggaagaggaggaagaggtggtCGTGGAGGACGAAGATGACAAAGCGGTCCAAAGAAAGGAGGCTTTTGCTGTGGCATTGAATCGGGCGAGGGAGAAATGCCCGGCAAAGGAATTGGCTGATGATAGCTTGTCGGCAGCGAGTTGGTTCACCAAAGATACAGACATAGGGATGGTGGTGTGGAGGAGCAAGAAGACACTTGAGGGGATTATAAAGGAGCTAGATGATTATTTCCTGAAAGCTGCAGCTGGAGGGAAGGATCTTGCAGTCCTTCTCGAGTCCAATCGGACCTATTGTCATCCTTGGGACCTTCAAGCAAGGGAAG GGAGAAGTTCCACGTCCGCCAAAGTCGTAAACGTGTTGTCTTGGAACTGGTCTTTCAAATCAACTCATTCTAACAGAGATGCTCAAGATGAAAATAGTGCTAGTAGGCCCAGTAACCATTGCACAACCCTCGAGAAGCTTTTTGCAGAGGAGCAGAAGCTCTACAAGCTAGTGAAG GATGAGGAAAGTGCTAACTCCCAGCACAAGAAGATAATCCTACTACTGCATAAACTAGAAGCTGGAGATTATGACTGGACAAAAACTGAGAAAGCTCGTTCGGACATTGAGGATTTGCAGTGCCAAATGGTTTCTCTGAAGGAGGCAATAAGTGGAACATGTTTGTCCATATTAAAACTTAGGGATGAAGAGTTATTTCCACAGTTAATTGAATTCTCTGTAGG GCTTGAGAAGATGTGGAGAACAATGTATGAATGTCATCAAGTGCAAAACCATGTTTCTCAACAAGCAAATCTTCTTGACAGTCATTTGGGCAATGATCCAACCACTGATTCTCATCGTCATGCCATATCTCAGCTAGAAGCAGAGGTGACTTCTTGGTATAGTTCGTTCTGCGACCTCTTCCGCTGTCAGCGTGAGTATGTTCGCATTCTCAACCAGTGGGTTAGACTGACTGACAGACTTCCGGAAAATAATGCCTTTATGGGTTCAACATCTAGTATCCGTGGTTTTTGTGAAGAATTACAGGGAGTTCTTGATGGGCTACCAGACAAG GTAGCAGCTGAGGCAATCAAGAACTTTCTATTGGTTATCCGCTCTATCGTTCTGCAACATACCGAAGAGCACAGCCTGCAGAAGAAATCCGATCGACTTCAGAGAAGGTTGGAGAAAGAGTTAAACTCGCTTCGGAGTATAGAGAACTTGGTCGAAGTACCTCATGTGAATCACCCACCATCGTCAACAAAGCATGCAAAACTGGAAGCTTTCAAGAAGAGGGTGGAGGAAGAAAGGATCAAGTATCTAAATTCTGTTCACACGAGCCGAGCCATGATCGTGAACAATCTGCAGACAAGCCTCCCGAATGTATTCCAGGCTCTCATGGGGTTTTCGAGCGTATGCGTGCAGGCGTTCGAGAGCATTACTGGTTCGGTGGAAGATGTAACAAGTTTTTCCGATGGTGTTTCACCTGTACACCAATGA